Proteins encoded together in one Aurantiacibacter aquimixticola window:
- a CDS encoding tyrosine recombinase XerC translates to MTSPADVLDEWRAHLAIGRRRSPHTVRAYVATAARLLGRLHLSDWPEIAALTTRDLRGHLAHRRAEGLGNASAARELSALKALIGFAREQTGEDPGAPPRLRGPRVKKGLPRPITPDEASNVVYAVADTGGDDWIGLRDAAVLLLMYGAGLRIAEALSLKASDLPLGETLTVTGKGGKQRVVPLLPVIRDAVARYADACPWPLSGDAALFRGAKGGVLGQGMVQKAMARARKALGLPDTATPHALRHSFATHLLGSGADLRSLQELLGHASLGSTQIYTKVDAAKMLEAYRSAHPRETD, encoded by the coding sequence GTGACCTCCCCCGCCGATGTGCTCGACGAATGGCGGGCCCATCTCGCCATCGGTCGGCGGCGATCTCCACATACGGTACGCGCCTATGTTGCCACGGCGGCACGACTGCTGGGCCGACTGCACCTTTCCGATTGGCCAGAAATCGCTGCGCTGACGACGCGCGACCTGCGCGGGCATCTGGCCCATCGGCGTGCCGAAGGCCTCGGCAATGCGTCTGCCGCACGCGAGCTCTCCGCTCTCAAGGCGCTGATAGGATTTGCGCGCGAGCAGACAGGCGAAGATCCGGGCGCACCCCCGCGCCTTCGCGGCCCGCGTGTGAAGAAAGGTCTGCCCCGCCCCATCACTCCCGATGAAGCGAGCAATGTGGTCTATGCCGTTGCCGACACTGGCGGGGATGACTGGATCGGGCTGCGCGATGCCGCCGTGCTGTTGCTGATGTATGGCGCAGGCCTGCGGATCGCGGAGGCGCTTTCGCTCAAGGCCAGCGATCTGCCGCTCGGCGAAACGCTCACCGTTACCGGCAAAGGCGGCAAGCAGCGCGTCGTTCCGCTGTTGCCTGTGATCCGCGATGCCGTTGCGCGTTATGCCGACGCCTGCCCATGGCCGCTATCGGGCGATGCCGCGCTGTTTCGCGGGGCGAAAGGCGGTGTATTAGGGCAAGGCATGGTGCAGAAGGCGATGGCGCGGGCGCGCAAGGCTCTCGGTTTGCCGGATACCGCCACTCCGCATGCGCTCCGGCATTCCTTTGCCACGCATCTGCTTGGGTCGGGTGCCGATTTGCGCAGCCTTCAGGAATTGCTCGGCCATGCCAGCCTCGGCTCCACGCAGATCTACACGAAGGTCGACGCGGCAAAGATGCTGGAAGCCTATCGCTCCGCCCATCCGCGCGAGACCGACTAA
- a CDS encoding DedA family protein, which translates to MDDLIIDLIERGGYLGIFLLMALENIVPPVPSEVIMGVGGLLVQRGAMDFWPLLLIGTAGTTAGNYAWYWVGDKWGYERLRPFIDRWGRWLTVDWEHMAKAQVFFHSWGHWVVFVLRFSPFLRTMISLPAGLAHMPLWKFIAFTFVGSLVWNAALILAGQWLARYLEQSQGVIGWIIIGCIVLAIAAYLWRVFTWVPRAERDD; encoded by the coding sequence ATGGACGACCTGATCATCGATCTGATCGAGCGCGGCGGCTATCTCGGGATATTCCTGCTCATGGCGCTCGAGAATATCGTGCCACCTGTACCCAGCGAAGTCATCATGGGCGTCGGCGGATTGCTGGTGCAGCGCGGGGCGATGGATTTCTGGCCGCTGCTGCTGATCGGCACGGCGGGCACGACTGCGGGCAATTACGCCTGGTATTGGGTCGGCGACAAATGGGGCTATGAGCGGCTGCGGCCCTTTATCGACCGCTGGGGCCGCTGGCTGACGGTGGATTGGGAGCATATGGCCAAGGCGCAGGTATTCTTCCACAGCTGGGGGCACTGGGTCGTATTCGTCCTGCGCTTCAGCCCCTTTCTCCGCACAATGATCTCACTACCGGCGGGCCTCGCGCACATGCCGCTCTGGAAATTCATTGCCTTCACCTTCGTCGGGTCGCTGGTCTGGAATGCGGCGCTCATTCTCGCCGGGCAATGGCTGGCTCGCTATCTGGAGCAGTCTCAGGGCGTGATTGGCTGGATCATCATCGGCTGTATCGTGCTGGCGATTGCCGCCTATCTGTGGCGAGTCTTCACCTGGGTGCCGCGCGCCGAACGCGACGATTAG
- the gshB gene encoding glutathione synthase — translation MSLRVAVQMDPLESIKIAGDSSFALMLAAQARGHSLWEYQVETLSWEAGKVCAWARPVTVQREEGNHFTAGKRRKIDLGEDIDVILMRQDPPFHLGYISAALLLDRLKGKTLVSNDPREVINAPEKMYVLDYAHFMPPTLITRTLADVRDFQREHGAVVVKPLHGNGGKAIFKIDADGTNMSALFEVFNQTWPEAHMVQPFLPSVSEGDKRIVLVDGEVAGAINRKPGKGEFRSNLAQGGSAEASGLTKREREICEAMGPDLKRRGLTFVGIDVIGGEWLTEINVTSPTGIVAIDAFNGTDTAGIIWDALERRHAEMGKD, via the coding sequence ATGTCCCTTCGCGTCGCCGTCCAGATGGACCCGCTCGAAAGCATCAAAATAGCAGGCGATTCCAGCTTCGCGCTGATGCTCGCCGCACAGGCACGCGGGCATTCGCTGTGGGAATATCAGGTGGAAACGCTGAGCTGGGAAGCTGGCAAAGTATGCGCTTGGGCGCGGCCCGTGACCGTGCAGCGGGAGGAGGGCAACCACTTCACTGCCGGAAAGCGCCGGAAGATCGATCTCGGCGAAGACATCGACGTCATCCTGATGCGGCAGGATCCACCATTTCACCTCGGCTATATCAGCGCCGCGCTGCTGCTCGATCGGCTGAAAGGCAAGACGCTGGTCAGCAATGATCCGCGCGAAGTGATCAACGCGCCGGAGAAGATGTATGTTCTCGATTACGCGCATTTCATGCCGCCGACGCTCATCACCCGAACACTGGCAGACGTGCGCGATTTCCAGCGAGAGCATGGCGCGGTGGTCGTGAAACCGCTGCATGGCAATGGCGGTAAGGCGATCTTCAAGATCGACGCCGATGGCACGAACATGTCCGCGCTGTTCGAGGTGTTCAATCAGACCTGGCCGGAGGCGCACATGGTGCAGCCCTTCCTCCCCAGCGTTTCCGAAGGCGACAAGCGCATCGTCCTGGTCGACGGAGAAGTGGCGGGCGCAATCAATCGCAAGCCGGGGAAGGGGGAGTTCCGCTCGAACCTCGCTCAAGGGGGATCGGCCGAAGCATCAGGCCTGACCAAGCGCGAGCGGGAAATCTGCGAAGCGATGGGACCTGATCTCAAGCGCCGCGGGCTGACCTTTGTCGGCATCGATGTGATCGGCGGCGAATGGCTGACCGAAATTAATGTCACCAGCCCCACCGGCATCGTCGCCATCGACGCGTTCAACGGCACCGACACGGCAGGCATAATCTGGGACGCGCTGGAGCGTCGCCACGCCGAGATGGGGAAAGACTGA
- a CDS encoding YraN family protein, whose amino-acid sequence MKRQLAEARGRKAEDEAAKWLEAQGWEILARRVKVKAGEVDMIAKRDGLVAFVEVKWRKRAADLDTAIDEYRLRRVAAAAEAVAHEYAREGEDLRVDVILLAPGTPPRHIENAWMP is encoded by the coding sequence ATGAAGCGTCAGCTGGCGGAGGCGCGCGGTCGCAAGGCCGAGGACGAGGCCGCCAAATGGCTCGAAGCGCAGGGTTGGGAGATACTTGCCCGCCGCGTGAAGGTGAAAGCCGGCGAGGTGGACATGATTGCCAAGCGCGACGGTCTTGTGGCGTTCGTAGAGGTAAAGTGGCGCAAGCGCGCGGCCGACCTCGACACCGCCATCGACGAATATCGCCTGCGCCGCGTCGCCGCGGCAGCCGAAGCGGTCGCGCATGAATATGCGAGAGAAGGCGAGGATTTGCGGGTCGACGTCATCCTGCTTGCACCGGGCACACCGCCCCGCCACATCGAAAACGCCTGGATGCCCTAG
- the rsmI gene encoding 16S rRNA (cytidine(1402)-2'-O)-methyltransferase, translated as MKSPLPKSKGARVSDGDPLAPGLYIVATPIGNLGDITRRAVEVLSNCDGIACEDTRVTQKLIRHLGISKPLWRYDDHSAPKDRARLVDSMRQRAVALVSDAGMPLVSDPGYRLVQDAKEAGVPIAALPGANAPLTALALSGLPNDRFLFAGFLPNKDKARREALEEFAELRATLIFFETAPRLTKSLDAVAATLPGREIAVARELTKLYEECRAGTAEDLSAHYAAHPPRGEIVLLIGPPPERETSADDADAMLRDLLETEKASKAVAQVAKATGMDRKALYARAMEIKGE; from the coding sequence TTGAAGTCTCCGCTACCCAAGTCCAAGGGTGCGCGCGTGTCAGACGGCGATCCCCTTGCTCCCGGTCTCTATATAGTCGCGACGCCGATTGGCAATCTCGGCGATATCACCCGGCGGGCGGTGGAAGTGCTGTCGAATTGCGACGGCATCGCTTGCGAAGACACGCGGGTGACGCAGAAACTGATCCGCCATCTCGGCATTTCCAAGCCTCTCTGGCGGTATGACGACCATTCGGCTCCGAAAGACCGCGCGCGGCTTGTGGACAGCATGCGGCAGCGCGCCGTGGCGCTGGTAAGCGATGCTGGCATGCCGCTAGTGTCAGACCCTGGTTATCGTCTCGTGCAGGATGCGAAGGAAGCGGGCGTGCCGATCGCGGCTCTGCCGGGTGCAAATGCTCCATTGACTGCGCTGGCATTGTCCGGCTTGCCCAACGACCGGTTCCTTTTCGCCGGTTTCCTGCCGAACAAGGACAAGGCACGCCGCGAAGCGCTCGAAGAGTTTGCAGAGCTTCGCGCTACACTGATTTTCTTTGAGACAGCTCCGCGTCTTACCAAGAGCCTCGACGCCGTTGCGGCCACATTGCCCGGCCGCGAAATTGCGGTCGCGCGCGAGCTGACCAAGCTTTACGAAGAATGCCGCGCCGGCACCGCTGAAGACCTCTCCGCGCACTACGCCGCGCATCCACCCAGGGGCGAGATCGTGCTGCTCATCGGCCCGCCGCCGGAGCGCGAGACGAGCGCGGATGACGCAGACGCGATGCTTCGCGACTTGCTCGAAACCGAGAAGGCCTCGAAAGCGGTGGCACAGGTGGCCAAGGCGACGGGTATGGATCGCAAGGCGCTCTATGCCCGCGCGATGGAGATCAAGGGCGAATGA
- a CDS encoding penicillin-binding protein activator yields the protein MFGNVKRLVTVGLGSVLLGACSVIPGGDDGMADRGPVADAPPVAGPSADMLPDDTGRHRVALLVPMSGANGDVGLAIANATTMALLDTGAENLRITTYDTSGGAGAAASRAIGDGNRLILGPLMRDNVGDVLGQARPSDVPVITFSNDTTVARNDVFVMGHVPEQSVARAVNFAIDQGARNFAVLAPRGDYGERTLTATERAVNARGTRVVGIERYDRTNTGIASAADRLAERGGFDTVLIAENGRLSAIAAPRLKEAGASLPSILGTELWSRETELTRVPALRGAWFAAVPDARYRQFADSYQSRFGEEPYRIATLGYDAVLLTLRLTRDWRPGRALDTALLTDSEGFLGLDGSFRFRDNGVGERAFEVRQIGNGAFTVVDPAAQGF from the coding sequence ATGTTCGGCAATGTGAAGCGTCTTGTGACCGTCGGCCTCGGCAGCGTGCTGCTGGGTGCTTGCTCGGTCATCCCCGGTGGCGATGACGGCATGGCGGATCGCGGCCCTGTTGCGGACGCGCCGCCGGTGGCAGGGCCCAGCGCGGATATGTTGCCGGACGACACCGGACGACACCGCGTCGCGCTGCTCGTGCCGATGAGCGGTGCGAATGGCGATGTCGGCCTGGCCATCGCCAATGCGACGACGATGGCACTGCTCGATACAGGGGCAGAGAACCTGCGGATTACCACATACGACACCTCAGGCGGCGCTGGTGCCGCTGCAAGCCGGGCGATCGGCGACGGCAATCGCCTTATCCTCGGCCCGCTAATGCGCGACAATGTCGGCGATGTACTCGGCCAGGCGCGCCCGTCCGATGTGCCGGTCATCACCTTTTCCAACGATACCACCGTCGCTCGCAACGATGTCTTCGTAATGGGCCATGTCCCTGAGCAATCTGTCGCGCGCGCCGTCAACTTCGCGATCGATCAGGGCGCACGCAATTTCGCCGTCCTCGCTCCGCGCGGCGATTATGGTGAGCGCACGCTGACCGCGACCGAGCGCGCGGTGAATGCGCGTGGTACCAGGGTCGTCGGGATCGAGCGGTACGATCGCACCAACACCGGGATTGCCAGCGCAGCGGATCGGCTTGCCGAGCGCGGCGGCTTCGACACCGTGCTTATCGCCGAAAATGGAAGGCTTTCCGCCATTGCCGCACCTCGCCTGAAGGAGGCCGGCGCGAGCCTGCCATCCATCCTCGGCACAGAGCTGTGGAGCCGGGAAACCGAGCTGACCCGTGTGCCCGCCCTTCGCGGCGCGTGGTTCGCGGCCGTGCCCGACGCGCGCTATCGCCAGTTTGCCGACAGCTATCAGAGCCGGTTCGGTGAAGAACCCTACCGCATTGCCACGCTCGGTTACGACGCCGTACTGCTTACGCTTCGGCTCACGCGCGACTGGCGCCCCGGACGCGCTCTCGACACGGCGTTGCTGACAGACAGCGAGGGTTTCCTCGGCCTCGACGGCTCTTTCCGCTTTCGTGACAATGGCGTGGGCGAGCGCGCCTTCGAAGTTCGCCAGATCGGAAACGGCGCCTTTACCGTGGTCGATCCCGCCGCGCAGGGTTTCTGA
- the parE gene encoding DNA topoisomerase IV subunit B — translation MSDDLFDGSTASGGDYDSSSIEVLEGLEPVRRRPGMYIGGTDERALHHLAAEVLDNAMDEAVAGHASRIEVQLEEGNCLTITDNGRGIPVDEHPKFPGKSTLEVILTTLHSGGKFSGKAYATSGGLHGVGVSVVNALSSHTRVEVARNKEVFAQEFSKGQPQGKIAKVGDTPNRRGTSVTFVPDTEIFGDRQFKPARLFKLARSKAYLFAGVEIRWKCAPVLASDDVPEEAVFQFPGGLADHLREQVGSRECVTAEFFTGNQDFPEQQGRVEWAVAWPLWSDGSTSWYCNTVPTPDGGTHEQGLRAALTKGLRAFGDLTGTKKAKDITADDVMTGAEVMLSVFIRDPQFQSQTKDRLTSPEAARLVENAVRDHFDHYLADNMERGKALLGNVMERMEERLKRKQEREIKRKTATNAKKLRLPGKLTDCSGDGEGETELFIVEGDSAGGSAKQARNRKTQAILPIRGKILNVASATADKIRANSEIADLVLALGCGTRKDCDPEQLRYDRVVIMTDADVDGAHIATLLMTFFFQEMPELVRRGHLYLAQPPLYRLTAGKESVYAQDDAHREKIENGVFKGKKVDVGRFKGLGEMNPGQLRETTMDPATRSLIRITLPDQHEQRFAVKELVDQLMGRNPEHRFNFIQNRAGEIDREMIDA, via the coding sequence ATGAGCGACGATCTTTTCGATGGCAGCACCGCCAGCGGCGGCGATTACGATTCCTCCTCCATCGAGGTGTTGGAAGGCCTCGAACCGGTGCGTCGGCGGCCCGGCATGTATATCGGCGGCACGGATGAGCGCGCCCTGCACCACCTTGCCGCCGAGGTGCTCGACAATGCGATGGACGAGGCCGTGGCGGGCCATGCGAGCCGGATCGAGGTGCAGCTCGAGGAAGGCAATTGCCTCACCATCACCGACAATGGTCGCGGCATCCCGGTGGACGAGCATCCGAAATTCCCCGGCAAGTCCACGCTGGAAGTGATCCTCACAACGCTGCATTCGGGCGGGAAGTTCTCCGGCAAGGCTTACGCCACCAGCGGCGGTCTGCACGGCGTCGGCGTCTCCGTTGTCAATGCGCTGTCCAGCCACACGCGTGTCGAAGTGGCGCGGAACAAGGAAGTCTTCGCGCAGGAATTTTCCAAGGGTCAGCCGCAGGGCAAGATCGCGAAGGTTGGCGATACGCCCAACCGCCGTGGCACGAGCGTCACCTTCGTACCCGATACAGAGATTTTCGGTGACCGCCAGTTCAAGCCCGCTCGCCTGTTCAAGCTCGCTCGATCGAAAGCCTACCTGTTTGCTGGCGTTGAAATCCGCTGGAAATGCGCGCCTGTCCTCGCCTCGGATGATGTGCCGGAAGAGGCGGTGTTCCAGTTTCCCGGCGGCCTTGCCGATCATCTGAGGGAACAGGTCGGCAGCCGCGAGTGTGTCACCGCCGAATTCTTCACCGGCAATCAGGACTTCCCCGAGCAGCAGGGCCGCGTGGAGTGGGCGGTAGCCTGGCCGCTATGGTCCGACGGATCGACAAGCTGGTACTGCAACACGGTGCCCACCCCCGACGGCGGCACGCATGAGCAGGGTCTGCGCGCCGCGCTGACGAAGGGTCTGCGCGCGTTTGGCGATCTCACTGGCACGAAGAAGGCGAAAGACATCACCGCCGACGACGTCATGACGGGCGCCGAGGTGATGCTGAGCGTCTTCATCCGCGATCCGCAATTCCAGAGCCAGACGAAGGACAGGCTCACCAGTCCCGAAGCCGCGCGGCTCGTGGAGAATGCGGTACGCGATCATTTCGATCATTACCTCGCCGACAACATGGAGCGTGGCAAAGCGCTGCTCGGCAATGTCATGGAGCGCATGGAGGAACGGCTCAAGCGTAAGCAGGAGCGCGAGATCAAGCGCAAGACTGCAACCAATGCCAAGAAGCTGCGTCTGCCTGGCAAGCTCACCGATTGCAGCGGCGACGGTGAAGGCGAGACGGAGCTGTTCATTGTCGAAGGGGACAGCGCCGGTGGCAGCGCCAAGCAGGCGCGCAACCGGAAGACCCAGGCGATTCTGCCAATTCGCGGAAAGATCCTGAACGTCGCCAGCGCCACCGCCGACAAGATCCGCGCAAACAGCGAGATCGCCGATCTCGTCCTCGCGCTGGGCTGCGGCACGCGAAAGGACTGCGATCCGGAGCAACTGCGTTACGACCGCGTCGTCATCATGACGGATGCCGATGTCGACGGCGCGCATATCGCTACGCTGCTGATGACCTTCTTCTTCCAAGAAATGCCCGAACTGGTGCGCCGCGGGCACCTTTATCTCGCGCAGCCGCCGCTATACCGTCTCACCGCCGGGAAGGAGAGCGTCTACGCACAGGACGACGCGCACCGCGAAAAGATCGAGAATGGCGTTTTCAAGGGCAAGAAGGTCGATGTGGGTCGGTTCAAAGGCCTTGGCGAGATGAACCCCGGTCAGCTGCGAGAAACGACGATGGATCCCGCCACCCGCAGCCTCATCCGCATCACTTTGCCGGACCAGCACGAGCAGCGCTTCGCAGTGAAGGAACTGGTCGATCAGCTGATGGGTCGCAATCCGGAACATCGCTTCAATTTCATCCAGAACCGTGCCGGCGAAATCGACCGCGAGATGATCGACGCCTAG
- a CDS encoding class I SAM-dependent methyltransferase produces MEQLGSISIGTSQSVACNLCGAREAQHLFTKKGYDLVRCTACELAYIANPPDAEGIAAIYTTAADYHDALLDPASEQFARQSEIADQHLRMMKIFRPQLSGLRVLDIGCSSGIFLAKARDAGMDAHGAELSPETANFARFHFDLPVHRGDWRDGDYADSSFDVVTLFDVIEHLPDPLSELQAIRRLLKPGGLLLQSTPDIDGLFPRASEPLAKRLDYWPHPEPPHHLFQFSETTLSAMVHKAGFAVEGARHTSMDLAYNFGTMESWKRSPKMLAYAALFAPVAIIGEWLGKGDWLYLAATPS; encoded by the coding sequence ATGGAACAGCTCGGTTCGATCTCGATTGGCACATCGCAATCCGTCGCGTGCAATCTGTGCGGGGCGCGTGAGGCGCAGCATCTCTTCACGAAAAAAGGCTACGACCTCGTGCGTTGCACGGCTTGCGAACTCGCCTATATCGCCAATCCTCCCGACGCGGAGGGCATCGCTGCGATCTACACCACGGCTGCCGATTATCACGACGCGCTGCTCGACCCCGCGTCCGAACAATTCGCGCGGCAGAGCGAGATCGCCGATCAGCATTTGCGCATGATGAAAATCTTTCGGCCCCAGCTATCGGGCCTGCGCGTCCTCGACATCGGCTGTTCATCGGGCATCTTCTTGGCAAAAGCGCGCGACGCCGGCATGGATGCGCACGGGGCGGAGCTTTCACCGGAAACGGCGAATTTCGCCAGATTCCATTTCGACCTGCCGGTGCATCGGGGAGACTGGCGCGATGGCGACTATGCCGATTCCAGTTTCGATGTCGTCACCTTGTTCGACGTCATCGAACATTTGCCAGACCCGCTGTCGGAGCTGCAGGCAATCCGCCGCCTGTTGAAGCCGGGCGGGCTGTTGCTGCAATCGACACCCGATATCGACGGCCTGTTTCCGCGCGCATCGGAGCCATTGGCCAAGCGGCTCGATTACTGGCCGCATCCCGAACCCCCGCATCATCTCTTCCAGTTCTCCGAAACGACGCTGTCGGCAATGGTCCACAAGGCGGGTTTCGCGGTGGAAGGCGCGCGCCATACCTCGATGGATCTGGCCTACAATTTCGGCACGATGGAGAGCTGGAAGCGCAGCCCGAAAATGCTCGCTTATGCCGCGCTGTTCGCGCCGGTGGCGATAATCGGAGAATGGCTCGGGAAGGGCGACTGGCTCTACCTGGCCGCCACGCCAAGCTAG
- a CDS encoding exo-beta-N-acetylmuramidase NamZ family protein: MKFGIDRLLAEPDLRAPLDGRRVALIAHPASVTADLTHSLDALIAAGVNVTAAFGPQHGLKGDKQDNMVETEDETDPVYGIPVFSLYGEVRRPTGQMMSSADIFLFDLQDLGCRIYTFVTTLLYMLEEAAKHGKSVWVLDRPNPAGRPVEGTMLQPGFESFVGAAPMPMRHGLTLGEMGHWFIRHFDLDVDYRVIEMHDWLPEAAGHGWPDNRVWINPSPNAASLNMARAYAGTVMLEGATLSEGRGTTRPLEVLFGAPDIDAKAVLAEMQRLAPDWLSGCALRDCWFEPTFHKHAGTLCNALMIHAEKAFYDHDAFRPWRLQALAFKAVRSLYPNYPIWRGTDFKYEYTEDMLAIDVINGGPSLREWVDDAEAAPGDLDALASPDEARWREETAELLLY, translated from the coding sequence ATGAAATTCGGAATAGACCGGCTCCTCGCCGAACCTGACCTGCGCGCGCCCCTCGATGGCCGCCGCGTGGCCCTCATCGCCCATCCCGCGTCCGTCACCGCGGACCTGACGCATAGCCTGGATGCACTGATCGCAGCGGGCGTGAACGTCACCGCCGCTTTCGGCCCGCAGCACGGGCTCAAGGGCGACAAGCAGGACAATATGGTCGAGACCGAGGATGAGACCGATCCGGTTTACGGCATTCCGGTGTTCTCGCTTTACGGGGAAGTGCGCCGGCCAACGGGCCAGATGATGTCCAGCGCCGACATCTTTCTGTTCGATCTTCAAGACCTTGGCTGCCGCATCTATACCTTCGTCACAACGCTGCTCTACATGCTGGAAGAGGCAGCAAAGCACGGCAAGAGCGTCTGGGTGCTGGATCGACCGAACCCCGCCGGGCGACCGGTGGAAGGCACGATGCTGCAACCCGGTTTCGAGAGTTTCGTCGGTGCCGCGCCCATGCCGATGCGCCATGGCCTAACGCTGGGCGAAATGGGCCACTGGTTCATCCGCCATTTCGATCTCGACGTCGATTATCGTGTCATCGAAATGCACGACTGGCTGCCCGAAGCCGCAGGCCATGGCTGGCCGGATAATCGCGTCTGGATCAATCCCTCTCCCAATGCCGCCAGCCTCAACATGGCCCGCGCCTATGCAGGAACCGTAATGCTGGAAGGCGCGACGCTGAGCGAAGGGCGAGGGACCACCCGCCCGCTCGAAGTGCTGTTCGGCGCGCCGGACATCGATGCGAAGGCTGTGCTGGCGGAAATGCAGCGCCTTGCTCCTGATTGGCTGTCAGGTTGCGCATTGCGCGACTGCTGGTTCGAGCCCACCTTTCACAAACACGCAGGAACGCTTTGCAATGCATTGATGATCCATGCGGAAAAGGCATTCTACGATCACGACGCGTTTCGTCCGTGGCGCCTGCAGGCGCTCGCTTTCAAAGCAGTCCGCTCCCTATATCCGAATTATCCGATCTGGCGGGGCACAGACTTCAAATACGAATATACCGAGGACATGCTCGCCATAGACGTGATCAATGGTGGCCCGTCACTGCGGGAATGGGTCGATGACGCCGAAGCTGCTCCCGGCGATCTCGATGCGCTTGCCTCGCCTGACGAAGCGCGTTGGCGCGAAGAAACCGCCGAACTGCTGCTCTATTGA
- a CDS encoding DOMON-like domain-containing protein encodes MTDSWMRVRWRIDGPQKLVVPAFAGRGREDGLWKTTCFELFIMEKDGTPSYSEFNMSPSERWAAYDFKDYREGRTDREFAREPDCTMRTGLSMAIFDAALPRVQVPGPPCAIGLAAVIEEEGGHTSYWALDHAKDVPDFHDPTCFTAGLARTRAA; translated from the coding sequence TTGACGGATAGCTGGATGCGCGTTCGCTGGCGCATCGATGGTCCGCAGAAACTCGTCGTGCCCGCATTTGCCGGCCGCGGGCGGGAAGACGGTCTGTGGAAGACGACCTGCTTCGAGCTTTTCATCATGGAGAAGGACGGAACGCCTTCCTACAGCGAGTTCAACATGTCCCCGTCGGAGCGCTGGGCCGCGTACGACTTCAAGGATTATCGCGAAGGGCGGACGGATCGCGAATTCGCCCGCGAGCCGGACTGCACCATGCGGACCGGGCTCTCGATGGCGATCTTCGATGCCGCCCTGCCGCGCGTGCAAGTGCCCGGACCACCTTGCGCGATCGGCCTTGCCGCGGTGATCGAGGAGGAGGGCGGCCATACCAGCTACTGGGCGCTCGACCACGCAAAGGACGTGCCCGATTTTCACGATCCCACTTGCTTCACCGCCGGACTTGCGCGAACCCGCGCTGCATGA
- the tyrS gene encoding tyrosine--tRNA ligase, with the protein MTTYDSDLLQVLNARGYVHQTTDAERLDALAARQTVPGYIGFDATAPSLHVGSLVQIMMLRRLQQTGHKPIVVMGGGTTKIGDPSGKDESRKMLTSADIDDNIAGIRKVFERLLTFGDGETDAVMVNNDEWLSELGYIELLRDVGPHFTVNRMLTFDSVKLRLDREQPLTFLEFNYMILQAYDFLELARRYDCRLQMGGSDQWGNIVNGMELGRRMEQRELFGLTTPLLTTADGSKMGKTASGAVWLNEEQLPSYDFWQYWRNVDDRDVGRFLRLFTDLPLDEVAKLESPEGNEINAAKSVLADEVTALVRGREAAQLARESAHATFAGGGMGEDLPTLMIPEEGMRIGAALTQLGFTASNGEAKRKLAEGAVKLHGDIITDPGFVIVLRDDKETRLSLGKKKHAIIRAG; encoded by the coding sequence ATGACGACTTACGATTCCGATTTGCTTCAAGTGCTTAATGCGCGCGGCTATGTCCATCAGACGACCGATGCCGAGCGACTGGATGCCCTAGCCGCGCGACAAACCGTGCCCGGCTATATCGGTTTCGATGCGACCGCACCTTCCCTTCATGTCGGTTCGCTTGTCCAGATCATGATGCTGCGTCGCCTGCAGCAGACCGGCCATAAGCCAATCGTCGTAATGGGCGGCGGGACCACCAAGATCGGCGATCCTTCCGGCAAGGATGAGAGCCGCAAAATGCTCACCTCCGCGGATATCGACGATAATATCGCCGGTATCCGCAAGGTGTTCGAGCGGCTGCTGACTTTCGGCGATGGCGAGACCGACGCCGTGATGGTCAACAATGACGAATGGCTGAGCGAGCTCGGCTATATCGAGCTGCTGCGCGACGTTGGCCCGCATTTCACGGTCAATCGCATGCTGACCTTCGATTCGGTGAAGCTGCGGCTCGACCGGGAGCAGCCGCTCACCTTCCTCGAATTCAACTACATGATCCTTCAGGCTTACGATTTTCTCGAGCTTGCGCGCCGTTACGATTGCCGATTGCAAATGGGCGGCAGCGATCAGTGGGGCAATATCGTCAATGGTATGGAGCTCGGTCGCCGAATGGAGCAGCGCGAGCTCTTCGGGCTGACGACGCCGCTGCTGACGACGGCTGATGGATCGAAGATGGGCAAGACCGCATCGGGCGCGGTCTGGCTCAACGAAGAGCAATTGCCGTCATACGACTTCTGGCAATACTGGCGCAATGTGGACGACCGCGATGTCGGGCGTTTCCTCCGTCTGTTCACGGATCTTCCTCTGGACGAAGTCGCGAAGCTCGAATCGCCCGAAGGCAATGAGATTAACGCTGCGAAGAGCGTGCTCGCCGACGAAGTCACGGCGTTGGTACGTGGCCGCGAAGCGGCGCAGCTTGCTCGCGAAAGCGCGCATGCGACATTTGCCGGTGGCGGCATGGGAGAGGACTTGCCGACGCTCATGATCCCCGAAGAGGGCATGCGGATAGGCGCGGCCTTGACCCAATTGGGCTTCACCGCCTCCAATGGAGAGGCCAAGCGCAAATTGGCCGAGGGCGCGGTGAAATTGCACGGCGACATCATCACCGATCCTGGTTTCGTCATCGTGCTTCGCGACGACAAGGAAACTCGCCTCAGCCTTGGCAAGAAGAAGCATGCGATTATTCGCGCCGGCTGA